The proteins below come from a single Malus domestica chromosome 03, GDT2T_hap1 genomic window:
- the LOC103419405 gene encoding UDP-glycosyltransferase 76E2-like → MEMEKKTQSNRLVLFPCPYQGHINPMLQLGSFLHSKGFSITVIHTQFNSPNPSNHPDFTFFPIQDGLTAEEISSGNAVAISLAINANCTACFRQPLTQFMEQDPENKITCLIHDDLMYFTKAVAKDLNIPNIMLRTTSVTNFLARTALLRLHSKGYIPFPDSQSLNPLPDVDHLRLKDLPTNNFDTLEKYSELAGNAHDVRTASAIVWNTTDCLEQSSLAQIQQQCPVPIFSIGPLHRIEAAASSSLLEEDTSCIGWLDKQSNNAVIYVSLGSVASINEKELAEMAWGLANSKQPFLWVIRPGSVSGSNWMEQLPQGFIEEIGERGYIVKWVPQRKVLSHRAIGGFWSHCGWNSTLESLSEGIPMICTPSFGDQKVHSRYVSLVWKVGLHLDNELERGEIERAVRKLMVDADGEVMRVRAKDLKEKIEVSLRNGGSSYSFLNKLVELIMSL, encoded by the exons atGGAGATGGAAAAGAAAACACAGAGTAACAGGTTGGTCTTATTCCCATGTCCATACCAAGGTCACATAAATCCAATGCTTCAGCTGGGTTCCTTCCTTCACTCAAAGGGCTTTTCTATCACTGTTATTCACACCCAGTTCAACTCCCCCAACCCTTCAAACCACCCGGATTTCACCTTCTTTCCAATACAAGATGGCTTGACTGCTGAAGAGATCTCATCTGGGAATGCAGTGGCCATTTCGCTGGCCATAAATGCCAACTGCACAGCGTGTTTCCGACAGCCCTTGACTCAATTTATGGAACAGGATCCCGAGAACAAAATCACATGCCTTATCCATGATGACCTTATGTACTTCACTAAAGCTGTAGCTAAGGATCTAAACATCCCAAACATCATGCTACGAACTACCAGCGTTACCAATTTTCTAGCTCGTACTGCTCTCCTACGGCTTCATTCAAAAGGTTACATCCCATTCCCAG ACTCTCAGTCACTGAATCCGCTGCCAGATGTTGATCACCTCAGGTTGAAGGATCTGCCCACCAACAACTTCGACACATTAGAAAAGTACTCAGAACTAGCCGGTAATGCACACGATGTGAGGACAGCATCGGCAATCGTTTGGAACACCACTGATTGTCTTGAACAATCATCACTAGCACAGATCCAGCAACAATGCCCAGTTCCAATCTTCTCCATAGGTCCTCTTCACAGGATTGAAGCAGCAGCTTCTAGTAGCTTACTAGAAGAGGACACCAGCTGCATTGGGTGGCTCGACAAGCAATCTAACAATGCGGTTATCTATGTAAGCTTGGGAAGTGTAGCATCTATCAATGAGAAAGAGCTTGCCGAAATGGCTTGGGGATTGGCTAACAGCAAGCAGCCTTTCTTATGGGTGATCAGACCTGGCTCAGTAAGTGGTTCAAATTGGATGGAGCAATTGCCTCAAGGTTTCATAGAAGAGATTGGAGAACGCGGTTACATTGTAAAATGGGTACCCCAGAGGAAAGTTTTGTCCCATCGCGCAATCGGAGGGTTTTGGAGTCACTGTGGTTGGAACTCAACCCTAGAGAGTTTGTCTGAAGGGATTCCAATGATATGCACACCGTCTTTTGGCGATCAGAAGGTGCATTCCAGGTATGTTAGCCTAGTATGGAAAGTAGGGCTACATTTGGACAATGAgttagagagaggagagattgAGAGAGCTGTCAGGAAACTGATGGTGGATGCTGATGGGGAGGTGATGAGGGTTAGAGCCAAGGATTTGAAGGAGAAAATAGAAGTTTCTTTGAGGAATGGTGGTTCTTCCTACAGTTTCTTGAATAAGCTTGTAGAACTTATCATGTCACTTTAA
- the LOC103419415 gene encoding UDP-glycosyltransferase 76E2-like: MRLSKREEKEGRMEMEKKTQSTRLVLFPCPYQGHINPMLQLGSFLHSKGFSITVIHTQFNSPNPSNHPDFTFFPIQDGLTAEEISSGNAIAILLAINANCKASFRQRLTQVMEQEPENKITCVIYDDFMYFTEAVAKDLNIPNIMLRTTSVTNFQARTALLQLHSKGHIPFPDSQSLRPLPDFDPLRLKDLPTNNFDSLEKYSELVVNAHNVKTASAIVWNTTDCLEQSSLAQIQQQCPVPIFSIGPLHKIEAAASSSLLEEDTSCIGWLDKQSNNAVIYVSLGSVASISEKELAEMAWGLANSKQPFLWVIRPGSVNGSDWIELLPQGFIEAIGERGRIVKWVPQREVLSHRAIIGFWSHCGWNSTLESLSEGIPMICLPSFGDQKVHSRYVGQVWKVGLHLDNEVERGEIERAVRKLMVDVDGEVMRVRAKDLKEKIEVSLRKGGSSYKFLNKLVELIMSL; the protein is encoded by the exons ATGCGTCTCTctaagagagaagagaaagagggaAGAATGGAGATGGAAAAGAAAACACAGAGTACCAGGTTGGTCTTATTCCCATGTCCATACCAAGGTCACATAAATCCAATGCTTCAGCTGGGTTCCTTCCTTCACTCAAAGGGCTTTTCCATCACTGTTATTCACACCCAGTTCAACTCCCCCAACCCTTCAAACCACCCGGATTTCACCTTCTTTCCAATACAAGATGGCTTGACAGCTGAAGAGATCTCATCTGGGAATGCAATAGCCATTCTGCTGGCTATAAATGCCAACTGCAAAGCGAGTTTCCGACAACGCTTGACTCAAGTTATGGAACAGGAACCCGAGAACAAAATCACCTGCGTTATCTATGATGACTTTATGTACTTCACTGAAGCTGTAGCTAAGGATCTAAACATCCCAAACATCATGTTACGAACTACCAGCGTTACCAATTTTCAAGCTCGTACTGCTCTACTACAGCTTCATTCAAAAGGTCACATCCCATTCCCAG ACTCTCAGTCACTGAGGCCGCTGCCCGATTTTGATCCCCTCAGGTTGAAGGATCTGcccaccaacaactttgactcATTAGAAAAGTACTCGGAACTAGTCGTTAATGCACACAATGTTAAGACAGCATCAGCAATCGTTTGGAACACTACTGATTGTCTTGAGCAATCATCACTAGCACAGATCCAGCAACAATGCCCAGTTCCAATCTTCTCCATAGGTCCTCTTCACAAGATTGAAGCTGCAGCTTCTAGTAGCTTACTAGAAGAGGACACAAGCTGCATTGGGTGGCTCGATAAGCAATCTAACAATGCGGTTATCTATGTAAGCTTGGGAAGTGTAGCATCCATCAGTGAGAAAGAGCTTGCCGAAATGGCTTGGGGATTGGCTAACAGCAAGCAGCCTTTCTTATGGGTAATCAGACCTGGCTCAGTGAATGGTTCAGATTGGATTGAGCTATTGCCTCAAGGTTTCATAGAAGCGATTGGAGAACGTGGTCGCATTGTAAAATGGGTACCCCAGAGGGAAGTTTTGTCCCATCGCGCAATCATAGGGTTTTGGAGCCACTGCGGTTGGAACTCAACGCTAGAAAGTTTGTCCGAAGGGATTCCAATGATATGCCTGCCGTCTTTTGGCGATCAGAAGGTGCATTCAAGGTACGTTGGCCAAGTATGGAAAGTAGGGCTACATTTAGACAATGAGgtagagagaggagagattgAGAGAGCTGTCCGGAAACTGATGGTAGATGTTGATGGGGAAGTGATGCGGGTTAGGGCCAAGGATTTGAAAGAGAAAATAGAAGTTTCTTTGAGGAAAGGTGGTTCTTCCTACAAATTCTTGAATAAGCTTGTAGAACTTATCATGTCactttaa